The Ignisphaera sp. genomic sequence TTGATATCTACTGCTATAACAGCACCCTCGCTACAACTGTTTGTGATCTCGATTGGTATTACAGGTTGATCTACAGTATCGTACCAGACACTTTTAACTACGAAGTTTATACAAGACTGTGTTTGTGCTACCAAGTATTTTCACCTAGCCTCCTGATGCCATGGGCTGGATAATTATTTTATCGCCATCCTTTATTAGTTTATTTGGAGATACCTCTATAACTCCGTTAATCACCACAAAAATATCTCTTTGGAGAAAAAGTTGATACAAGACCTTGCTCAGCTCTTCACCTATGGATGATGGCAGAATCTTTTGAAAAAGATCTTCTAATCTGATCTCTGTAATATTGTCTATCTCAAGCCACATATATCTTTTCCCAACTTTTTCAGCTACAAACCAGCCAAACTCGATAAGTATCCTCATATTTTTGCATTCACCCAGGTAGCTTGCCCAGTCTCTCTAGCTCGTCAGCAACATCCTTAAGCCCAAGCTCCTCTAACTTCTTTCTTGTTGGCAGACCCATCTTGACATCCCAGCCTCTCGCAGCATAGTAGTCATTGAGAAGCTTATCTAACTCGAATATCTGACCTTTTGCAGGCATTCTCAGGAATGGTTCTTTTAGGAATCTCTCTGGCAATGTATCATCTTTTCTTGAGAACCCTTCTCTTGCATTAAAGGCTCTTTCAAGGTTAACAATTCTTTCTCCTACTAGTAGCAAATATTTGACATCTTTAAATGTCTCAATACCTGTTGCTACATAAAGCATCTTTGCAGCTAGATCTAAGGGGACCATACCGTTAGATACCGGAAACTGGCAGAACCCTAAAGCCTCATATGTAGCAAGTTCGTCTTGAACTCTCTTAGCTAGCTCTCCCTTACCCTCAACTGCAAATGGATCGACCTTCTCTGGGAAGCCTAGAATCTCATGACCAACCCACCCATACATGTGGCTTGCCCCAATGTTAGAAGTTGCAAAATTAAGTCCATGTGCTTTAGCTGCTCTTGGATCATATGCAGGTATTTCGAGACCTTTAACTTGCATAGAGTATCTTTCTGCACCACGACCAATGATTTCAGCTGCTCTCTTTGTTCCTTCAGCAAGAATATTCCCTATACCCTCTCTTAAGGCTATCTTCCTTATTAGCTCAATCGCAGGTTCTGGGTCACCCCATCTTGGTTCAAGACCGTCTAGCTCACTTTTTGTCAGAATACCTTTTTCATAGAGTTCGTATACAAATGCTATTGTAGAGCCTGTCGAGATTGTATCAAGACCATACAAATCGCAAAGCATGTTAGCATACATTATAGCCTCTAGGTTTGTTACACCTAATGCACCTCCAAATGACCATTGGGTTTCATACTCCGGCTTATCCCATATGATGCCAGCAAAAGGTCCTTTAGATGTCTTGAAGTATTGCCAGCACTCCATAGCGCAATTATAACAGCCCCTAGTTTTCACCACATATGTTGCTAAAATCTCGGGTTTGAATCTCTCAACATTTTCGAGTTCTAGCTGTTTGAAGTTATACGTCGGGAAGTGGCCTAGGGTGTAGAATAGGTATACAATTCCATCTGTACCAAGACTTCTGAAAGCCTGGAATGCTGGATTTTTGTGGTATAGGTCTAGTTGTTCTTCAGCTAGCTTCTCAAACTCGTCTTCGTTATACAGCTCTGGTCTGCCAGTTCCTCTAATAACTATTGCCTTAAGGTTTTTAGAGCCCATAACAGCTCCTCCACCACCCCTACCGGCACTTCTACTTTCACCAGTTTGAATTGATGCAAATTTGACTAACTTTTCGCCAGCTGGGCCTATGACAACAAGCTTAGCCTCTTTATCAGTCTCACCAAGGAGAACCTCTGCAGCATGTGTTGTTAACGCCCCCCATACATGGGAAGCATCTCTAAACTCCACAGATTCATCGCTTATCCATAAATACGTTGGCTTATCAGCCTTACCTTCAACAACAATGGCATCATAACCTGCGAACTTCATCTCAGCACCGAAGTTTCCTCCACAAACACTTCTAAAATATGTCCCTGTTAACGGAGACTTGAACGTCACAAAGAATTTGCTTGCACTTTGCGCACCAGTACCTGCTAGTGGACCTACTGAGAATATCAACAAATTTTCTGGAGACAAGGGATCAGTACCAGGTTTCACGTGATCCCACAATAATTTGGCTCCAAAGCCTCTTCCACCAATGAAATTGGTTATCAAGTCTTTTGGAGTTTCAACAATTTTAGATGTCTTTGTTGACAGATTCACCCAAAGAATCTTTCCTGCATACCCATATATTTTACTCTCAGACATTTACCCACCAATACATATGCTGTTCCCCGGTTATATATATTTTTCTGCTTTTGTCACAGTCCTAAACAAACTACAACAGTTTAGATATATCAGTCCAATGCTTCTATTCTAAATAGTGCAATAAAAAATAAAAATTAAATTAATCGAATACTACAATTTGCCTACCAATTACCTTTCCTTTTTCTAAGGCCTCTAAAGCTTCTGTTGCCTCTTCTAGTTTCAGTCTTCTTGTAACTACCGCGCTATAGTTAACTAAGCCTTTTCTAGCCGCTCTAATAACCTCTATTTGGTCTCGTAATGTTCCTACAACACTTGACATAATCGCCTTCTCCGATGCTATAAATGGTACTAGAGGACCTATAGTAGCCTCTACACCCATCATGCCGACTAACATATATATACCTGTTTTTGCTAAAACATTGAGGTAGGTTCCAATTGTTTTAGCGTTTGCCACAAGATCTACAACAGCTTTTACACCTTTGCCTTTTGTAGCTTCCATAATAGCTTTAACAGGATCTGTTTTAGAAGCATTGACTGCAAAATCTAGTTTTGATATCTTATCTACGAAGCTTATGGCCTCATCTTTTACGTCAGCGCCTATAACGTTCACATGCCTTGCTAACGCTCTTAGCCACTGTACCTGGTAGCTTCCAAGCCCACCAAGACCAACAACAAGTACATAGTCATCTGGGTCTAGAAATGGCAAAATCTTTTTAGTGGCTCTATATGTTGTCAGCCCTGCGCATGCCAAAGGTGCTGCAGTTGGCAGATCCTCGAGCCCCTCAACATCAACTAAGAATCTGTAGTCCTGTACAAGGAAGTATTCGCGTAACCCGCCTTCTGCTGTTACACCAAGGTGTAGAGGACGATCATTTAGGTGTGTAAGACCTTTAATAACCCACTCATCTTCTTCTGCCCATCCCCATGCATATACAAGAACCTTCTCTCCGATCTTCACATTATCGGGTACTCTGTCTCCTTTAGCAACAACCTCTCCGACAATCTCGTGAGAAATTACAAATGGTAGTTTTGGAGGAAGCCCCCCTGAAGCCCAATCGCCTTTCCAAATATGTACATCTGTATGGCATATACCTGCACTTATCACCTTTACGAGAACCTGCCTATCCTTAGGCTCTGGCGTAGGAACCTCTTCTATGACAAGAGGCTTACCAAATTCTTTTACAATTGCTACCTTGTGTCTGTTTTTCATAGCAGGCACCAAATCACCCGCTATATACTGGTTTACACAGTTATATATAGCTTTATGAGCATAATATGGCGATTCGTTGGTCTATTGCGAAGAACTGTATTTTTGACCATGGTATAAAGTGAGTAATAAAACAGTAAAGTTTATAAATAGTAGCAAGTCAACTCTCATTTAGGGTGAATAAAACGGGTGTATTCGCTATAGATGGCTATATTGAGAAAAATAAGGCTATAGCCTTCTGGATAGTGTTCTTCACCACCGCTATAGGAACGTGGCTATTCCCCTTCATAACAGCATTGTTCATTATAGATCCGTTGCAGCCGATATGGTGGAGCATAGCTTGTGGCACTATTAATACAATAGCAACTATATGGTGGATCCAAGCATCTAGTAGAAAACCTAAAGGGTGATTATGATGCTAGGCACAATAATATTTATCATTATTGTGGCTATTGTATTAGCTATTGGAGCCTATGGCTATAAAATCTCTAAGAAAACAGTCCAAGACTATGCAATAGCTGGTGGCACTCTCGGATATGTTGTTATGGCGGCAAATGCTGCTGCAACGCTTGTCAGTACTGGAACTATGATGGGCTTCATGGGCTCAATGTATCTAATGGGCCTCCCCTACTTCACATATCTAATGATGCCCATATGGCATATGGCTATGCTCATGTTGTTCCTAGGCTCAAGATTTATAGCAGCAAGAGAGGTATACGGCCATTACTCGCCCATTCACACCCTACATCAAAGATACGGCTCTAGGGTATTTACACTTATTCTAGCCATACTATGGTTCTTTACATGTGCCATATATGCTGCAATGCAATTCACGGGTGTTGCTACATTAATAGAAGCTATTGTAGGTATACCATTTATCTGGGCGGCGATAGTTGCTACCATAATTACTGTGGTATACATTCTCTTAGGTGGTTATAGAGCTGTGGCTTGGACTAATGTAGTCTGGGTTGTACTATACTTCCTAGGTTTTTGGATACCAGCAATAACCCTCTTCACAAACTACAGCGTTTTTGATCTTGCTCCAAAGGTGGATCCAAAGGCATTTACGCTAAGCGGCTTTGTAAACTATAGTGCACCCCTACTCCTCTGGACAAATATTGTGAATATGTGGTCTGGACTGGGATTCATATGGTCGTTCTACAGCATTATGGGTAGCAGAAACCTTAAAATAGCAAAGGTGTCATCGCTGTTTGGTTGGCTAAACTACGTAATTCTGATTACCCCTAGCTTCGCTATAGCCACTATATATGGAAGAGCTCTTCTATCACCATCTCAGTTACCAAGAGTTGACCTAGTATTCTATAAACTTATAGAAATATATTTAAGTGCGACATTAACGCTACCATATGCCATAGCTATTGTAGCTGCAGGAATCAGCACTGCTGCAACACTTCTTCTACTCCAAGGTGTTATAATAGAGTCTGGCATTGTGAATCTTGGTCTTGGTATAAAACTTAGTCAGAAAGCAAGAATTAATATAACTAGGCTTGGTGCAATTGCAGGCGCTTTAACAGGACTGTTAATTGCATTAGTGTTGAAGCTACCTGTTGGTTTAATATTCTCATATGCTATGGCTTTCATGGGATTCACAGTTCCTGCTGTGCTAGGAGGTCTTTTCTGGAAGAAGTCCAATACAACATCAGCTGTTCTAAGCATGGTTGCAGGGGTTCTGGTCTACATAATAGGAATGTTCGTGAAATATCCTGTTCCAGGTAACCCAACAAGATTTATAGTACCCCCAGAACTCCTCTACGGCTTCACAATATGTGCATTAGTATACCTGATAGCAACACCCCTAACAAAACATACCAAAAACGAAGATGTTGAAATGATAGACAAGCTCTCAGCATGGATAAAAGAGAACGCATAAATAATGTCTTTAATAATTTTCACTTAATTTTTTATTTAGATATCAATAAAAATTTAATTAATGAAAAAGAGATCACTCCATGAACCAAGTTGTTTAGCCTCCTCTACACAGAAGCTACTTAGCTTAATCATACAGGGAACAACTCATTAAATCAAGGTATATACATCACAAATCCCCTCAAGCAATATTTTAATTTTACTTAACACAACCCCCAGTAAAACTCACCCAGAATTATCTCCTTCTTCCTTTTAACATCTATCTTCTTAGTCTTTTTCCGTTCTCCTCCTACGAGCAGACCAAGAATTTTATCGACAACTTAAATGTCAGACTACAATGAGATAATTAGCTTCAGCAAAAACAAAGCTATAATATTACTATGCGCTTTAACAACTTATAGATAACTCTTCTCCTATAAATTTGGAGATAATACTTTGAATACCTACTGGAACTCCCCATCATTTTCTGATAGAAGCATTAAGCTGGATATTGGCTCCATTCTAGCTAGTCCGTAGGGTGCTACAACGGTCATTCTAACTATGTATAGTTCTGGCATTACCTGCATGTTTTTCTCTACAACAATTTTCTTGATAACTCTGTATAAGCCGAGTTCCCTTCGAGAAGCACTATCTTGGTCTTTGACATCTCCTTAACAATTATCTTAAGAATCTCTGTATCACAGCCTGATACATTTCAATAGCTCTGCTCATAATAAAGATGAGCCACAGGATTTATACTTACA encodes the following:
- a CDS encoding aldehyde ferredoxin oxidoreductase family protein, with the translated sequence MSESKIYGYAGKILWVNLSTKTSKIVETPKDLITNFIGGRGFGAKLLWDHVKPGTDPLSPENLLIFSVGPLAGTGAQSASKFFVTFKSPLTGTYFRSVCGGNFGAEMKFAGYDAIVVEGKADKPTYLWISDESVEFRDASHVWGALTTHAAEVLLGETDKEAKLVVIGPAGEKLVKFASIQTGESRSAGRGGGGAVMGSKNLKAIVIRGTGRPELYNEDEFEKLAEEQLDLYHKNPAFQAFRSLGTDGIVYLFYTLGHFPTYNFKQLELENVERFKPEILATYVVKTRGCYNCAMECWQYFKTSKGPFAGIIWDKPEYETQWSFGGALGVTNLEAIMYANMLCDLYGLDTISTGSTIAFVYELYEKGILTKSELDGLEPRWGDPEPAIELIRKIALREGIGNILAEGTKRAAEIIGRGAERYSMQVKGLEIPAYDPRAAKAHGLNFATSNIGASHMYGWVGHEILGFPEKVDPFAVEGKGELAKRVQDELATYEALGFCQFPVSNGMVPLDLAAKMLYVATGIETFKDVKYLLLVGERIVNLERAFNAREGFSRKDDTLPERFLKEPFLRMPAKGQIFELDKLLNDYYAARGWDVKMGLPTRKKLEELGLKDVADELERLGKLPG
- a CDS encoding alcohol dehydrogenase catalytic domain-containing protein, which translates into the protein MKNRHKVAIVKEFGKPLVIEEVPTPEPKDRQVLVKVISAGICHTDVHIWKGDWASGGLPPKLPFVISHEIVGEVVAKGDRVPDNVKIGEKVLVYAWGWAEEDEWVIKGLTHLNDRPLHLGVTAEGGLREYFLVQDYRFLVDVEGLEDLPTAAPLACAGLTTYRATKKILPFLDPDDYVLVVGLGGLGSYQVQWLRALARHVNVIGADVKDEAISFVDKISKLDFAVNASKTDPVKAIMEATKGKGVKAVVDLVANAKTIGTYLNVLAKTGIYMLVGMMGVEATIGPLVPFIASEKAIMSSVVGTLRDQIEVIRAARKGLVNYSAVVTRRLKLEEATEALEALEKGKVIGRQIVVFD